One stretch of Caloenas nicobarica isolate bCalNic1 chromosome 4, bCalNic1.hap1, whole genome shotgun sequence DNA includes these proteins:
- the COMMD8 gene encoding COMM domain-containing protein 8 isoform X3: MARLLEKLPPGRALEFLHKVVDGICGRAYPRYQDYGSIWSLSEWMEVLEETVMYFKTTVGKNISDEEAAQQINELNSNHQEAITKCLNGRKEEIWNALVESVNAISSAQLQDFDWQLKLALSSDKISMLQMPLLNLDLDVRENGEIKPVSIEMNKEELQNLINALEAANKVVLQLK, encoded by the exons ATGGCGCGGCTGCTGGAGAAGctcccgccgggccgggccctcGAG TTCCTTCATAAAGTAGTTGATGGCATATGTGGCCGTGCGTATCCTCGATACCAGGATTATGGCAGTATCTGGAGCTTGTCGGAGTGGATGGAGGTTTTAGAAGAAACAGTGATGTATTTCAAAACCACAGTTGGGAAAAACATATCTGATGAAGAG gCTGCTCAGCAGATAAATGAGTTAAATTCAAACCATCAGGAAGCAATCACAAAATGTCTAAAtggcagaaaggaagaaatctgGAATGCGCTAGTGGAAAGCGTAAATGCAATCTCTTCTGCCCAGCTGCAGGATTTTGACTGGCAGTTAAAG CTTGCTCTCTCCAGTGATAAGATCTCCATGCTGCAAATGCCACTTCTCAATCTTGATTTGGATGTGAGAGAAAATGGTGAAATTAAACCAGTTTCTATAGAGATGAATAAAGAAGAGTTGCAGAACCTAATAAATGCACTGGAAGCCGCTAATAAG GTGGTCTTGCAACTGAAATGA
- the COMMD8 gene encoding COMM domain-containing protein 8 isoform X2, translating to MARLLEKLPPGRALEFLHKVVDGICGRAYPRYQDYGSIWSLSEWMEVLEETVMYFKTTVGKNISDEEAAQQINELNSNHQEAITKCLNGRKEEIWNALVESVNAISSAQLQDFDWQLKLALSSDKISMLQMPLLNLDLDVRENGEIKPVSIEMNKEELQNLINALEAANKVAFTDIIFFS from the exons ATGGCGCGGCTGCTGGAGAAGctcccgccgggccgggccctcGAG TTCCTTCATAAAGTAGTTGATGGCATATGTGGCCGTGCGTATCCTCGATACCAGGATTATGGCAGTATCTGGAGCTTGTCGGAGTGGATGGAGGTTTTAGAAGAAACAGTGATGTATTTCAAAACCACAGTTGGGAAAAACATATCTGATGAAGAG gCTGCTCAGCAGATAAATGAGTTAAATTCAAACCATCAGGAAGCAATCACAAAATGTCTAAAtggcagaaaggaagaaatctgGAATGCGCTAGTGGAAAGCGTAAATGCAATCTCTTCTGCCCAGCTGCAGGATTTTGACTGGCAGTTAAAG CTTGCTCTCTCCAGTGATAAGATCTCCATGCTGCAAATGCCACTTCTCAATCTTGATTTGGATGTGAGAGAAAATGGTGAAATTAAACCAGTTTCTATAGAGATGAATAAAGAAGAGTTGCAGAACCTAATAAATGCACTGGAAGCCGCTAATAAGGTAGCTTTTACTgatataatatttttctcttga
- the COMMD8 gene encoding COMM domain-containing protein 8 isoform X1, with protein sequence MARLLEKLPPGRALEVGSPRHRAGGTGFLHKVVDGICGRAYPRYQDYGSIWSLSEWMEVLEETVMYFKTTVGKNISDEEAAQQINELNSNHQEAITKCLNGRKEEIWNALVESVNAISSAQLQDFDWQLKLALSSDKISMLQMPLLNLDLDVRENGEIKPVSIEMNKEELQNLINALEAANKVVLQLK encoded by the exons ATGGCGCGGCTGCTGGAGAAGctcccgccgggccgggccctcGAGGTGGGCTCCCCGCGGCACCGGGCGGGCGGCACCGGG TTCCTTCATAAAGTAGTTGATGGCATATGTGGCCGTGCGTATCCTCGATACCAGGATTATGGCAGTATCTGGAGCTTGTCGGAGTGGATGGAGGTTTTAGAAGAAACAGTGATGTATTTCAAAACCACAGTTGGGAAAAACATATCTGATGAAGAG gCTGCTCAGCAGATAAATGAGTTAAATTCAAACCATCAGGAAGCAATCACAAAATGTCTAAAtggcagaaaggaagaaatctgGAATGCGCTAGTGGAAAGCGTAAATGCAATCTCTTCTGCCCAGCTGCAGGATTTTGACTGGCAGTTAAAG CTTGCTCTCTCCAGTGATAAGATCTCCATGCTGCAAATGCCACTTCTCAATCTTGATTTGGATGTGAGAGAAAATGGTGAAATTAAACCAGTTTCTATAGAGATGAATAAAGAAGAGTTGCAGAACCTAATAAATGCACTGGAAGCCGCTAATAAG GTGGTCTTGCAACTGAAATGA